A portion of the Hymenobacter gelipurpurascens genome contains these proteins:
- the rplM gene encoding 50S ribosomal protein L13 — translation MDHLSFKTVSVNKANADKAWVVVDASVAPLGRLASQIANMLRGKHKPSFTPNSDCGDNVIVINADKLRVTGKKLTDKIYISHSGYPGGQKRINLRDKKAKNSASVIEHAVKGMLQGNRLGREQFRNLFVYAGAEHPHEAQQPKAVELTNL, via the coding sequence ATGGATCATCTGAGCTTCAAGACGGTATCCGTCAACAAAGCCAATGCCGACAAGGCCTGGGTTGTGGTTGATGCCAGTGTTGCGCCGCTGGGCCGTCTGGCCAGCCAGATTGCCAACATGCTGCGTGGCAAGCACAAGCCATCCTTCACGCCCAACTCCGACTGCGGTGACAACGTTATCGTTATCAACGCTGACAAGCTGCGCGTAACCGGCAAAAAACTGACCGACAAGATTTACATCTCGCACTCGGGCTACCCGGGCGGTCAGAAGCGCATTAACCTGCGCGACAAGAAGGCTAAAAACTCGGCCAGTGTAATTGAACACGCTGTGAAGGGCATGCTGCAAGGCAACCGTCTCGGCCGTGAGCAATTCCGCAACCTGTTCGTGTACGCTGGTGCAGAGCACCCACACGAAGCTCAGCAGCCCAAAGCTGTTGAACTCACCAACCTCTAG
- the rpsI gene encoding 30S ribosomal protein S9 has product MEISNTSGRRKTSVARIYMQAGQGNITINGRDMKTYFGNELLENIVNQPLATVEQVGQYDIKVNVHGGGISAQAEAIRLAISKALVGDNEEVRPALKKEGFLTRDPRMVERKKFGKRKARRSFQFSKR; this is encoded by the coding sequence ATGGAAATTTCCAACACCTCTGGTAGAAGAAAAACCTCGGTGGCCCGCATTTACATGCAGGCCGGGCAAGGGAATATCACTATCAACGGCCGGGACATGAAGACTTACTTCGGTAACGAACTCCTGGAGAACATCGTGAACCAGCCTTTGGCTACTGTCGAGCAAGTCGGCCAGTATGACATCAAGGTAAACGTGCACGGTGGTGGCATCTCGGCTCAGGCTGAGGCCATCCGTCTGGCTATCTCGAAGGCCCTCGTAGGCGACAATGAAGAGGTTCGTCCCGCATTGAAGAAAGAAGGCTTCCTGACCCGTGACCCGCGCATGGTGGAACGTAAGAAATTCGGTAAGCGCAAAGCTCGTCGTTCGTTCCAGTTCTCGAAACGCTAA
- the rpsB gene encoding 30S ribosomal protein S2 codes for MAQTTTYKELLDAGAHFGHLTRKWDPKMAPYIFMEKNGIHIIDLNKTLVSLEQATAAIRNIAKSGRKVLFVATKKQAQEIVTEEAKRLKMPFVTDRWLGGMLTNFTTVRKSLKKMSTIDKMVKENTAYAALAKREKLMMSREREKLERVLGGIADLSRLPAALFVIDVKREHIAVKEAQKLGIPVFAICDTNSNPELVQFPIPANDDASKSIQLIVGAMGKAIEDGLSERKVDKEEVDKKQAEDEGIQEKQNADE; via the coding sequence ATGGCTCAGACCACCACATATAAAGAACTGCTTGACGCCGGTGCCCACTTTGGTCACCTTACGCGCAAGTGGGATCCGAAAATGGCGCCGTACATCTTCATGGAGAAGAACGGCATCCATATTATTGACCTGAACAAAACCCTCGTTTCGCTCGAGCAGGCGACTGCGGCCATCCGCAACATCGCCAAGAGCGGCCGTAAGGTTCTGTTCGTGGCTACGAAGAAACAAGCGCAGGAAATCGTAACGGAAGAGGCTAAGCGTCTCAAAATGCCGTTCGTGACCGACCGTTGGTTGGGTGGTATGCTCACTAACTTCACGACTGTTCGTAAGTCGTTGAAGAAAATGAGCACCATCGATAAGATGGTGAAAGAGAACACGGCATACGCCGCCCTCGCAAAGCGCGAGAAGCTGATGATGTCGCGTGAGCGTGAGAAACTGGAGCGTGTTCTGGGCGGCATTGCCGACCTGAGCCGTCTGCCCGCTGCTCTGTTCGTGATTGATGTGAAGCGTGAGCACATCGCTGTGAAGGAAGCCCAGAAATTGGGTATCCCAGTGTTTGCTATCTGCGACACGAACTCGAACCCTGAGCTGGTGCAGTTCCCGATTCCTGCTAACGACGACGCTTCGAAGTCTATCCAGCTCATCGTGGGCGCCATGGGTAAGGCTATCGAGGACGGCCTCTCAGAGCGGAAAGTCGACAAAGAGGAGGTTGACAAGAAGCAAGCTGAAGACGAAGGCATTCAGGAAAAACAGAACGCTGACGAATAG
- the tsf gene encoding translation elongation factor Ts translates to MAAITAADVNKLRTMTGAGMMDCKKALTEAEGDFEAARDILRKQGQKIADKRAENATSEGVVLAAVSEDGTNGKLIALACETEPVAKVEDFKNLAQQILATAVKSNAASKEELLASVQEDGRSLQEHITDLMGKIGEKLDVVAYENVTAEKVASYIHSDNKKGVLVAMKNVGGADVAAVGRDVAMQIVAMKPVALDKDGVDSATVEREIEIGKEQARSEGKPEAMLEKIAQGKLNKFYKENTLLNQEFVKDGSVTIAQLLEKTQKGLTISDFKRVAIVG, encoded by the coding sequence ATGGCAGCAATTACCGCCGCAGACGTGAATAAGCTCCGCACCATGACTGGCGCGGGCATGATGGATTGCAAAAAAGCTCTGACGGAAGCCGAAGGCGACTTCGAAGCCGCTCGTGACATTTTGCGTAAGCAGGGTCAGAAAATCGCTGACAAGCGCGCTGAGAATGCTACGTCGGAAGGCGTAGTACTGGCTGCCGTTAGCGAAGATGGCACCAACGGCAAACTGATTGCCTTGGCTTGCGAAACTGAGCCGGTTGCAAAAGTAGAAGACTTCAAAAACCTGGCGCAGCAGATCCTGGCTACGGCTGTGAAGTCGAACGCTGCTTCCAAAGAAGAACTGTTGGCGTCTGTTCAGGAAGATGGCCGCTCCCTGCAGGAGCACATCACCGACCTGATGGGCAAAATCGGTGAGAAGCTGGACGTAGTGGCCTACGAGAACGTAACCGCTGAGAAGGTTGCTTCTTACATCCACTCCGACAACAAGAAAGGCGTACTAGTAGCTATGAAGAACGTGGGCGGTGCCGACGTAGCTGCAGTAGGCCGCGACGTAGCCATGCAAATTGTAGCTATGAAGCCTGTTGCTCTTGACAAAGACGGCGTGGATTCGGCTACGGTTGAGCGCGAAATTGAAATCGGCAAAGAGCAGGCTCGCTCAGAAGGCAAGCCAGAAGCTATGCTGGAGAAAATTGCTCAGGGCAAGCTGAACAAGTTCTACAAAGAGAACACCCTGTTGAACCAGGAGTTCGTGAAGGACGGTTCGGTTACCATCGCTCAGCTGCTCGAGAAGACGCAGAAGGGTCTGACCATCTCTGACTTCAAGCGCGTAGCCATTGTAGGCTAA
- a CDS encoding DUF3089 domain-containing protein — MPADFFVLRAWRFVLLTPLFFLSSCLGVLRPAHQFAPAKDVSEAPDYRMEDNWAALPDRPDSADAVPQGTLLHDRQRDAPVDVFFVHPTTHLGRGQWNADLTNKALNHITDVTTIRKQASVFNSTGRIYAPRYRQATLYSFFDEKTKNGDEAIELAYSDVKAAFQYYLDNYNRGRPIILAGHSQGTRHLTHILHDFFDNDPKLRQRLVAAYLIGFNVPEDALQVIRPCEDSTQTGCYVAWNTADWGQEYAPYKNSVATNPLTWTRDTVTAEARLNLGGVPSSFNRRDTRVVDAKVHNGLLWVHKPIRDGYPRFLLPGRPELRHSFHIADYSLFYYNIRQNAEARVRAYRMKMSRG; from the coding sequence ATGCCTGCTGATTTTTTTGTGTTGCGCGCGTGGCGTTTTGTCCTGCTGACGCCTCTCTTTTTCTTAAGTTCCTGCCTGGGCGTTTTGCGGCCCGCTCATCAGTTTGCCCCGGCCAAAGACGTATCAGAAGCGCCTGATTACCGGATGGAGGATAACTGGGCGGCCCTGCCAGACCGCCCAGATTCTGCCGATGCAGTGCCCCAAGGCACACTCCTGCACGATCGGCAGCGCGATGCCCCAGTTGATGTATTCTTCGTGCATCCCACTACCCATCTGGGCCGTGGCCAATGGAACGCTGACCTCACTAACAAAGCGCTGAACCACATCACGGACGTCACGACCATCCGGAAGCAAGCCTCCGTGTTCAATAGCACGGGGCGTATCTACGCGCCGCGTTATCGGCAGGCTACTCTCTATTCCTTTTTCGACGAGAAAACTAAGAACGGCGACGAAGCCATCGAGCTGGCCTACAGTGATGTGAAAGCGGCATTTCAGTACTATCTCGATAATTATAATCGCGGTAGGCCTATCATTCTGGCCGGCCACAGCCAAGGTACCCGCCACCTCACGCACATTCTGCACGACTTCTTTGATAACGACCCGAAGCTGCGTCAGCGCTTGGTAGCTGCCTACCTCATCGGTTTCAACGTGCCGGAAGATGCCTTACAAGTCATCCGGCCCTGCGAAGACTCTACCCAAACCGGCTGCTATGTAGCCTGGAACACCGCCGATTGGGGCCAGGAATATGCGCCGTACAAAAACAGCGTCGCCACCAATCCGCTTACCTGGACGCGCGACACCGTTACGGCCGAAGCCCGCCTGAACCTCGGCGGGGTACCTAGCTCCTTCAACCGCCGCGATACGCGCGTGGTAGATGCCAAAGTGCACAACGGCCTGCTTTGGGTGCACAAACCCATCCGCGACGGCTACCCGCGCTTCCTGCTGCCCGGCCGCCCCGAGCTGCGCCATTCGTTCCATATCGCCGACTACAGTCTGTTTTACTACAACATCCGCCAGAACGCCGAGGCACGAGTCAGAGCGTACCGGATGAAGATGAGTAGGGGGTAG
- a CDS encoding SHOCT domain-containing protein, with product MDKDPSPLDTLRQLKEWLDAGTITPQEFATLKQKLLFSETPGTPEVPAPAQPKAEETLPTQTILSDQTPARPPVSFTEPTVTSGPVEEPLLPPVTHQFTSPAPETPPAPIAPGYSHPIEVGRPGASPTEQEQVAYAPVEELYEEEMPAAPYTAPARSPLATVLIVGGILALLAIVAYLMLGNRESERLTSTTLTAADTLTSKPETGPQAEQIDLPPAAAPETIRVAPVVPPTPSSPDSVVESATPAPAPTPAATEPAVPNPATEEAAQTRVLGILNAYYEDLKTAPFAAATFFAPQVERFYTMQNTTPAAINDELTRSHFPEFLEAESQIEPGTLKVSAPVSDGSRVVTYTEKSRALRQSLQKRQQTRALVRIRFDKNFKIVYLRQEKLLENTFSE from the coding sequence ATGGATAAAGATCCTTCTCCCCTCGATACCCTGCGCCAGCTGAAAGAGTGGCTGGATGCCGGTACCATTACCCCGCAGGAATTTGCCACGCTAAAGCAAAAGCTACTTTTCAGCGAAACCCCCGGGACCCCCGAGGTGCCTGCTCCGGCACAGCCGAAAGCCGAAGAAACGCTTCCCACGCAGACCATTTTATCGGATCAAACGCCCGCTAGGCCACCTGTTTCGTTCACGGAGCCTACCGTTACAAGCGGACCTGTCGAGGAGCCTCTGCTGCCTCCAGTAACACACCAGTTCACTTCTCCCGCGCCTGAAACGCCGCCTGCCCCCATTGCGCCAGGGTATTCGCATCCCATCGAAGTTGGTCGCCCCGGCGCCTCGCCTACGGAGCAGGAGCAAGTGGCCTACGCTCCGGTAGAAGAGCTTTATGAAGAAGAAATGCCGGCCGCGCCCTACACCGCGCCGGCCCGTAGTCCGCTCGCTACGGTCTTGATAGTGGGGGGGATTTTGGCTTTGCTGGCGATAGTGGCCTACCTGATGCTCGGCAACCGCGAATCAGAACGCCTCACCAGCACCACCCTGACGGCCGCCGATACGCTCACCTCGAAGCCCGAAACCGGCCCACAAGCGGAACAGATTGACCTGCCACCTGCCGCCGCCCCCGAAACCATACGGGTAGCTCCCGTGGTGCCGCCCACTCCCTCCTCTCCCGATTCGGTGGTGGAATCCGCTACTCCTGCGCCTGCACCTACTCCTGCCGCTACGGAACCTGCCGTACCCAATCCAGCTACCGAGGAAGCGGCTCAGACGCGTGTGCTAGGCATTCTGAATGCTTACTACGAGGATCTGAAAACCGCTCCATTTGCGGCTGCCACCTTTTTTGCGCCTCAGGTTGAGCGGTTTTATACCATGCAGAATACTACGCCGGCCGCCATCAACGACGAGCTGACCAGGTCGCACTTTCCGGAGTTTTTGGAAGCCGAAAGCCAGATCGAACCGGGCACGCTGAAAGTGAGTGCGCCCGTGAGTGATGGTTCGCGCGTGGTAACGTACACCGAGAAAAGCCGGGCCTTGCGACAGTCGCTGCAGAAGCGTCAGCAGACAAGGGCGCTGGTAAGGATACGTTTCGACAAGAATTTCAAAATCGTCTATCTGCGTCAGGAGAAGCTGCTCGAAAATACATTTAGCGAATAA
- a CDS encoding glutathione S-transferase family protein — protein sequence MKRFTTRLFSLLGLLLSTSAVQAQLYEVRTSSVNYERKERDAVKVQIDGTAQWTRDYWQTWLKDTYNIRLKGSGVLGVGKKDVLVAKQAPMSSVSGKLIDLYSTVTAPSDSVAELSVWAALGPDSFLSAGGTPSEFSSLRNITQSFAAAARVKSYREQIEEAEKQFKESEKEKDKLEKERASLANNTQNNLEKIEQLKKQNADNKLKQAEDSVKLIDNARLLELRKAQVERRRARLTNLDRK from the coding sequence ATGAAACGGTTTACTACGCGCTTATTCTCCTTGCTAGGCCTGTTGCTTTCCACGTCTGCTGTGCAGGCGCAGCTTTATGAAGTGCGGACCAGCAGCGTCAATTACGAGCGCAAAGAGCGCGATGCCGTGAAGGTGCAGATAGACGGCACGGCTCAATGGACGCGCGACTACTGGCAGACCTGGCTCAAGGACACCTACAACATCCGGCTGAAAGGCTCCGGCGTGTTAGGCGTGGGCAAAAAGGATGTGCTGGTGGCCAAGCAGGCACCCATGTCGAGCGTTTCGGGCAAGCTGATTGACCTGTATTCTACCGTTACGGCGCCTTCTGATTCCGTGGCGGAGCTATCGGTGTGGGCAGCCCTCGGCCCCGATTCTTTCCTGTCGGCCGGTGGCACGCCTTCGGAGTTTAGCTCCCTGCGCAACATTACGCAGAGCTTTGCTGCTGCTGCCCGCGTAAAATCGTATCGGGAGCAGATTGAGGAAGCGGAAAAACAGTTCAAGGAATCGGAAAAGGAAAAGGATAAGTTGGAGAAGGAGAGGGCCTCGCTGGCCAACAACACGCAGAATAATCTGGAGAAAATTGAGCAGCTCAAAAAGCAAAACGCCGACAATAAGCTCAAGCAGGCCGAAGACTCCGTAAAGCTCATTGACAACGCGCGCCTGCTGGAATTGCGTAAAGCGCAGGTGGAGCGCCGCCGCGCCCGCCTCACCAACCTCGACCGCAAATAA
- a CDS encoding YeiH family protein: MKTSLQRPPEAAKPGHLLTHFSQHLEQPHRVLGHSITGRQVLFGVFLVFCLTPWASPPVALALGLVLAQTVGNPFLTQTRALTAKLLQYSVIGLGFGMNAHAAVQAGREGVLFTVASITGTLVLGFFAGRWLGLGRHVTHLISCGTAICGGSAIAAVGPVLRAKEEELSVALGTVFILNAIALFAFPPLGHLLSMTQNQFGLWCAIAIHDTSSVVGAAAAYGDQALQVATTVKLARALWIIPVALGTAVVFKQKDVKVKVPYFILGFIGAMLLNTYVPAVHVAGPAVVYLAKLGLTVTLFFIGAGLSAKAIKAVGPKPFVLGTLLWLVISVVSLYVILHTV; this comes from the coding sequence ATGAAAACCTCCTTACAACGTCCGCCCGAAGCGGCCAAGCCCGGCCACCTGCTCACCCACTTCAGTCAGCACCTCGAACAACCTCACCGCGTACTAGGCCACTCCATTACGGGGCGGCAGGTGTTGTTTGGGGTTTTTCTGGTGTTTTGCCTCACGCCCTGGGCCTCACCGCCAGTAGCGCTGGCACTAGGCCTAGTGCTGGCCCAAACCGTTGGCAACCCCTTCCTCACCCAAACCCGCGCCCTCACCGCCAAGCTGCTGCAATACTCCGTGATAGGCCTAGGCTTCGGGATGAATGCCCACGCCGCCGTGCAGGCGGGCCGCGAAGGGGTATTGTTCACCGTAGCTTCTATCACCGGAACGCTGGTATTAGGGTTCTTTGCCGGGCGTTGGCTGGGCCTGGGCCGGCACGTGACGCACCTGATTTCCTGCGGCACCGCTATCTGTGGCGGCAGCGCTATTGCGGCCGTGGGGCCGGTGCTGCGGGCTAAGGAAGAAGAGCTGTCCGTAGCGCTGGGTACCGTGTTCATCCTCAACGCTATTGCGCTGTTCGCTTTTCCGCCGCTAGGCCACCTGCTCAGCATGACCCAGAACCAGTTCGGCCTCTGGTGCGCCATTGCCATCCATGATACCAGCTCTGTGGTAGGGGCCGCCGCTGCCTACGGCGACCAGGCCCTGCAGGTAGCTACCACCGTGAAGCTGGCCCGCGCCCTCTGGATCATTCCCGTTGCGCTGGGTACGGCCGTGGTGTTCAAGCAGAAGGATGTGAAGGTGAAGGTTCCCTACTTCATTCTGGGCTTCATCGGGGCAATGCTCCTGAATACGTATGTGCCCGCCGTGCATGTTGCCGGCCCCGCTGTGGTATATCTGGCAAAGCTGGGCCTCACGGTTACCTTGTTTTTTATTGGTGCAGGGCTCTCGGCAAAGGCTATCAAAGCAGTCGGCCCGAAGCCGTTTGTGCTGGGTACGCTGCTTTGGCTTGTTATATCGGTGGTGTCGCTCTATGTAATTCTGCACACGGTATAG
- a CDS encoding LysR substrate-binding domain-containing protein codes for MPDFRLRVFQSVARHLSFTKAAQELFITQPAITKHIRELERSYAQRLFERRGNRISLTEAGKLLLLHADEVENLHQQLTEQLYALHGAARGRLRLGASTTLTQYVLPPLLPGFQARYPHIELTLLNGNSEQIAEALLQGHLDLAFVEGRSKSRDLHYELLQEDELVAVRRPDTASPPHLTVAEVARHPLVLRERGSGTLEVLEYALKAHQLKVSELTVAFYFDSTEAIKLYLAAAPACLGFVSRRALVKELAAGELEIVEVPELQLARQFEAVWVQGQPLSAAATRFLAYAHQHSGGNTPHSV; via the coding sequence ATGCCCGATTTTCGTCTGCGTGTTTTTCAGTCGGTAGCCCGCCACCTCAGCTTTACCAAGGCTGCCCAGGAGCTGTTCATCACCCAACCGGCTATTACCAAGCACATCCGGGAGCTGGAGCGCAGCTACGCCCAGCGCCTGTTTGAGCGGCGCGGTAACCGCATCAGCCTCACCGAAGCAGGTAAGCTACTGCTGCTGCACGCCGATGAAGTGGAGAACCTGCACCAGCAGCTTACGGAGCAGCTGTATGCACTTCACGGGGCCGCCCGCGGGCGGCTGCGCCTCGGCGCCAGCACCACGCTCACCCAATACGTGCTGCCGCCGCTGCTACCCGGCTTCCAGGCGCGCTACCCTCACATAGAGCTGACGCTGCTCAATGGCAACTCCGAGCAGATTGCCGAGGCACTCCTGCAAGGCCACCTGGACCTGGCCTTCGTGGAAGGGCGCAGCAAAAGCCGCGACCTGCATTATGAGCTGTTGCAGGAGGATGAGCTGGTGGCAGTACGACGCCCAGATACCGCCTCGCCACCGCACCTGACGGTGGCCGAAGTAGCCCGGCACCCCCTGGTGCTGCGAGAACGTGGTTCCGGCACCCTGGAGGTGCTGGAGTATGCCTTGAAAGCACATCAGCTGAAAGTATCAGAATTAACAGTGGCCTTTTACTTTGACAGTACCGAAGCTATCAAGCTGTATCTGGCGGCGGCGCCAGCCTGTCTGGGGTTTGTGTCGAGGAGGGCGCTGGTGAAAGAGCTGGCCGCCGGCGAGCTGGAAATTGTAGAGGTGCCAGAGCTGCAACTGGCCCGGCAGTTCGAGGCCGTGTGGGTGCAAGGGCAGCCTCTTTCGGCTGCAGCTACTCGTTTTCTGGCTTACGCTCACCAGCATAGTGGCGGTAACACTCCTCATTCAGTATAA